One segment of Streptosporangium brasiliense DNA contains the following:
- a CDS encoding enoyl-CoA hydratase/isomerase family protein: MRDYEKLKIDWAADGVLRIVISEPRRLNAVDMTGHRELAEVWRDVDRDDDVRAVVVRGEGEVFSAGGDLSMIEEMTRDHGTRMRIFTEARDIVYNVLNCSKPVVSAIQGPAVGAGLAVALLADISVAGRTARIIDGHTRLGVAAGDHAAIVWPLLCGLAKAKYHLLLCEPVSGEQAEAMGLVSLCVDDGQVHARAVEIAARLAGGSAEAIRLTKYSLNNWLRLAGPSFDASLAMEFLGFTGPDVTEGVRAVRDKRPPRFG, encoded by the coding sequence GTGAGGGACTACGAGAAGCTGAAGATCGACTGGGCCGCCGACGGGGTGCTCCGGATCGTGATCAGCGAGCCCCGCAGGCTCAACGCCGTGGACATGACCGGCCACCGCGAGCTGGCCGAGGTATGGCGGGACGTGGACCGCGACGACGACGTGCGCGCGGTCGTCGTCCGCGGTGAGGGCGAGGTGTTCTCCGCGGGCGGTGACCTGTCGATGATCGAGGAGATGACGCGCGACCACGGCACGCGCATGCGCATCTTCACCGAGGCCCGCGACATCGTCTACAACGTGCTCAACTGTTCCAAGCCCGTCGTGTCGGCCATCCAGGGCCCCGCGGTGGGCGCGGGACTGGCGGTCGCGCTGCTGGCCGACATCTCCGTCGCCGGCCGTACGGCCCGCATCATCGACGGCCACACCCGGCTGGGCGTCGCGGCCGGCGACCACGCCGCCATCGTCTGGCCGCTGCTGTGCGGACTGGCCAAGGCCAAGTATCACCTGCTGCTGTGCGAGCCGGTCAGCGGTGAGCAGGCCGAGGCGATGGGCCTGGTCAGCCTCTGCGTCGACGACGGCCAGGTGCACGCGAGGGCGGTGGAGATCGCCGCCCGGCTGGCCGGCGGCTCGGCCGAGGCGATCCGCCTGACCAAATACTCCCTCAACAACTGGCTCCGCCTCGCCGGTCCCTCCTTCGACGCCTCCCTGGCCATGGAGTTCCTCGGCTTCACCGGCCCGGACGTGACCGAGGGAGTGCGGGCCGTCCGGGACAAGCGCCCGCCCAGGTTCGGCTGA
- a CDS encoding alpha/beta hydrolase yields the protein MPLHPQAEAYVKLFPTDLDTPVSLLTPELIARMRTMDGFAEQRGPAVPLPSVRDEVVRGVPVRIYRPEEGEHPLPAIVYFHGGGWVFGSVARNDALGRDLAARTGAVVVSVDYRLAPDHPFPAAADDAWTVVEDVFARPEAYLADPERIAVCGDSAGGNVAAVAAWRARDAGLRLAHQVLVYPVTDVAMDTPSYRDYATGFGLAAHEMAWFVEQYGGDPADPALAPVRLADKAGLAPATVITAEFDPLRDEGETYAAQLAAAGVPVEVRRYEGAIHGFFGLPGFFDQAAEARDYVAARLGEAFG from the coding sequence ATGCCGTTGCACCCCCAGGCCGAGGCCTACGTGAAGCTGTTCCCGACGGATCTCGACACCCCCGTCTCCTTGCTCACTCCCGAACTGATCGCCCGGATGCGGACCATGGACGGCTTCGCCGAGCAGCGGGGGCCGGCCGTGCCGCTGCCGTCCGTCAGGGACGAGGTCGTGCGCGGAGTGCCGGTCCGGATCTACCGGCCGGAGGAGGGCGAGCACCCGCTGCCCGCGATCGTCTACTTCCACGGCGGTGGCTGGGTGTTCGGCAGCGTGGCCCGCAACGACGCGCTCGGCCGGGACCTGGCCGCGCGCACCGGGGCGGTCGTGGTCTCGGTGGACTACCGGCTCGCCCCCGACCACCCCTTCCCGGCCGCGGCCGACGACGCGTGGACGGTGGTCGAGGACGTCTTCGCCCGCCCCGAGGCGTATCTCGCCGACCCGGAGCGGATCGCCGTCTGCGGCGACAGCGCCGGGGGCAACGTGGCCGCCGTGGCGGCCTGGAGGGCCCGTGACGCGGGCCTGCGGCTGGCGCACCAGGTGCTGGTCTACCCGGTGACCGACGTCGCCATGGACACCCCGAGCTACCGTGACTACGCCACCGGTTTCGGGCTCGCCGCCCACGAGATGGCCTGGTTCGTCGAGCAGTACGGCGGGGACCCGGCCGACCCCGCGCTGGCCCCGGTCCGGCTCGCCGACAAGGCGGGGCTGGCCCCGGCGACGGTGATCACCGCCGAGTTCGACCCGCTGCGCGACGAGGGCGAGACCTACGCCGCCCAGCTCGCGGCGGCGGGGGTCCCGGTCGAGGTCAGGCGCTACGAGGGGGCGATCCACGGCTTCTTCGGCCTGCCCGGGTTCTTCGACCAGGCGGCCGAGGCGCGCGACTACGTCGCCGCGCGGCTCGGGGAGGCGTTCGGGTGA
- a CDS encoding SRPBCC family protein, whose translation MSAYASTVVNASADEVWAYLRDFGNLAEWLPGVALCEIEEGDGSRPGAVRRVEGAGGLFRERLLTLDDGARSATYEIVESPLPLRDYRGSYRVSPVTDSGRAFVEWSAAFEADDEAKMTRILTRAIFEPGLAGLRERLRP comes from the coding sequence ATGTCCGCCTATGCCAGCACCGTGGTCAACGCCTCAGCCGACGAGGTGTGGGCCTATCTGAGAGACTTCGGCAACCTGGCCGAGTGGCTGCCCGGGGTCGCGCTCTGCGAGATCGAGGAAGGTGACGGCTCCCGGCCCGGGGCGGTGCGCAGGGTCGAGGGCGCGGGCGGCCTCTTCCGGGAGCGGCTGCTCACCCTCGACGACGGCGCCCGCTCGGCGACCTACGAGATCGTCGAGAGCCCGCTGCCGCTGCGGGACTACCGGGGCTCCTACCGCGTCTCGCCGGTCACCGACAGCGGCCGGGCCTTCGTCGAGTGGTCGGCCGCCTTCGAGGCCGACGACGAGGCGAAGATGACCAGGATCCTCACCCGCGCCATCTTCGAGCCGGGCCTGGCCGGCCTGCGCGAGCGCCTGCGGCCCTGA
- a CDS encoding APC family permease produces the protein MAKTQMVTAGPAEAAPGHRLGLGQGTALFLGAVLGPGVLALPHLAAAVAGPASVVAWAALLALSVPVALTFAALGGRFPDGGGVATFAARAFGGRVAAVTGWWFYFAVPIGVLAGAMVGARYVASGLGLGPAGTVAVTCALLAAAFTANYAGLRFSGRLQLVLLALLTALLVAAVVVAAPAVRPGNFTPFAPHGWSGVAHAAGVLFFAFVGWEAASHLSAEFADPRRHLPRATALTLAIVGVLYLGLAVVTVGVLGGRAASSPVPLALLLEEGVGALAGPLTAVAAVLLSFGAVNAYIAGGARLGAALARDGALPRPLAKGAAPGEVPARSLTLLAVLTAALTAAATVGELDLDTLMRATSACLAAVTAVGVAAATRLLPRPGRQVATAATALTLVLLASCGPYLLVPAVPAAAGLLAAVRRPGAVRGAAGGLRAAGARAGRPGPARRWRG, from the coding sequence ATGGCGAAGACACAGATGGTGACGGCGGGGCCCGCGGAGGCGGCGCCCGGTCATCGGCTCGGACTCGGCCAGGGCACGGCCCTCTTCCTGGGCGCCGTGCTCGGGCCCGGTGTGCTGGCGCTGCCGCACCTGGCCGCGGCGGTCGCGGGCCCGGCCTCCGTCGTGGCCTGGGCCGCGCTGCTGGCGCTCAGCGTGCCGGTCGCGCTGACCTTCGCCGCGCTGGGCGGCCGCTTCCCCGACGGCGGAGGGGTGGCCACGTTCGCCGCCCGGGCCTTCGGGGGCCGGGTGGCGGCGGTGACCGGCTGGTGGTTCTACTTCGCCGTCCCGATCGGCGTGCTGGCCGGGGCCATGGTCGGCGCCCGCTACGTCGCCTCGGGCCTGGGTCTCGGCCCGGCCGGGACGGTGGCGGTGACCTGCGCCCTGCTGGCCGCGGCTTTCACCGCCAACTACGCCGGCCTGCGCTTCTCCGGGCGCCTGCAACTGGTCCTGCTCGCCCTGCTGACCGCGCTCCTGGTGGCCGCGGTCGTGGTCGCCGCCCCCGCCGTGCGGCCGGGCAACTTCACCCCCTTCGCCCCCCACGGCTGGAGCGGGGTCGCCCACGCGGCGGGGGTGCTCTTCTTCGCCTTCGTCGGGTGGGAGGCCGCCAGCCACCTGTCGGCCGAGTTCGCCGACCCGCGCCGCCACCTGCCGCGGGCCACGGCGCTGACGCTGGCGATCGTGGGCGTGCTCTACCTGGGGCTGGCCGTCGTCACGGTCGGCGTGCTCGGCGGCCGGGCCGCCTCCTCGCCGGTCCCGCTCGCCCTGCTGCTGGAGGAGGGCGTGGGTGCCCTGGCCGGGCCGCTCACCGCGGTGGCGGCCGTGCTGCTGAGCTTCGGCGCGGTCAACGCCTACATCGCCGGGGGAGCGAGGCTGGGCGCCGCGCTGGCCCGCGACGGCGCCCTGCCCCGCCCCCTGGCGAAGGGGGCGGCGCCGGGAGAGGTGCCCGCCCGCAGCCTCACCCTCCTGGCCGTGCTGACCGCCGCCCTCACCGCCGCGGCGACGGTCGGCGAGCTCGACCTCGACACGCTCATGCGCGCCACATCGGCCTGCCTGGCGGCCGTCACCGCGGTCGGTGTCGCCGCCGCGACCCGGCTGCTGCCCCGGCCGGGGCGCCAGGTCGCCACCGCGGCCACGGCCCTCACCCTTGTCCTGCTGGCCTCCTGCGGGCCCTACCTCCTCGTGCCCGCCGTACCGGCGGCGGCCGGTCTCCTGGCCGCCGTGCGGCGGCCGGGCGCGGTGCGGGGCGCGGCGGGCGGTCTCAGGGCCGCAGGCGCTCGCGCAGGCCGGCCAGGCCCGGCTCGAAGATGGCGCGGGTGA